In Pseudophryne corroboree isolate aPseCor3 chromosome 3, aPseCor3.hap2, whole genome shotgun sequence, a genomic segment contains:
- the LOC135057489 gene encoding stonustoxin subunit alpha-like, with the protein MEVTLNAMRMKKPEAVEMAIEMQSLGRPFSLGMLYDCRTDNCVPGITLWDLDVLADHVASTPRENTLFDITTSDTLSAKSSALNVSASLKLSLLAGMVDVTGSGKFIHNTKASKNQVSVTLNYSRTTKFEQLSMEHLGAKNIEHHEVFDKGTATHVVTGILYGAKAFFTFERDVSTTEKFQEIQGNLEVAIKNIPQCTIDGQGNVEITEEKRKEVKTFSCKFNGDFALESNPVTFEDAVKIYANLPKLLGEKGEKAVPVTVWLYPLSKINSKVDQIIRSISTDLVFSTEQQIQKMIDVTIHCNDLMKHPVAETFPDIKSNIIQFIEQCDLFKLKFKKKLAEILPAIRGGGSEESDLAKILLKIKQSPFRNSYITEFLSRKEQEMDTVSSYLAMLPNISVLPTETERHKLTSDPMIDYVVSFNFTSFNEEETYLSDMSYWLQDLESKIYNNNNNISPWYKDNYVDKKARRCVRAFKEFAAANASSEKTKFIISSVPDQSNPGVSIYLYEGGDLVSVKFEPPAKPNPPFISGRTHDSMELTISPADFGKEFIERYKIEYRSAEEENWSHFITKNKDEKITVTGLKPNTKYQLKYSAVFKPGLSTASDAIENEKTFPTGKPEVSLITADSSSIKLQLKEPTIVGDGVTVTEFKVEYKVESENQGERWQERRSGSKVETYTVDGLKSLTSYIIRVSAICGNSGVSAPSGEILVRTTEE; encoded by the coding sequence GTATCACTTTATGGGACCTCGATGTATTGGCAGATCACGTGGCATCAACACCTCGAGAGAATACATTATTTGACATTACAACTTCAGACACTCTTTCAGCTAAATCATCAGCTCTGAATGTTTCAGCATCTTTAAAGCTCAGTTTACTTGCTGGTATGGTAGATGTTACGGGATCTGGGAAATTCATTCATAACACTAAGGCCTCTAAGAATCAAGTCAGTGTCACTCTAAATTACTCAAGAACAACAAAGTTTGAGCAGCTGAGCATGGAGCATTTAGGTGCCAAAAACATAGAACATCATGAAGTGTTTGACAAAGGGACGGCCACCCATGTGGTCACTGGTATATTGTATGGTGCTAAAGCCTTCTTTACATTTGAACGTGATGTGTCTACAACAGAGAAGTTTCAGGAAATACAGGGAAACCTTGAGGTCGCTATAAAGAATATTCCACAATGTACAATCGATGGACAGGGAAATGTGGAAATTACAGAGGAAAAGAGGAAAGAAGTAAAAACATTTAGCTGCAAGTTTAATGGAGACTTCGCCCTGGAGAGTAATCCGGTCACATTCGAAGATGCCGTAAAAATTTATGCCAACCTCCCAAAGCTATtaggagagaaaggggagaaggctGTACCTGTGACAGTCTGGCTGTATCCTCTGTCAAAAATTAACAGTAAAGTTGATCAAATAATTAGATCCATTAGTACAGATCTTGTTTTCAGTACAGAACAGCAGATACAGAAAATGATAGATGTTACCATACACTGTAACGATCTGATGAAACATCCGGTTGCAGAGACCTTTCCTGACATCAAGAGTAACATCATTCAGTTCATAGAGCAGTGTGATCTATTTAAACTCAAATTTAAGAAGAAACTTGCAGAGATCTTACCTGCTATCCGTGGTGGGGGATCAGAGGAATCTGATCTTGCTAAGATTTTACTCAAAATAAAACAATCTCCATTTAGAAACAGCTATATTACAGAGTTTCTGAGCAGAAAAGAACAGGAGATGGATACTGTGAGCTCCTATCTGGCAATGCTGCCCAACATCAGTGTTTTACCAACTGAGACTGAGAGACACAAACTAACATCTGACCCTATGATTGATTATGTTGTGTCTTTCAATTTTACATCCTTTAATGAGGAGGAGACATATCTTTCTGATATGTCTTATTGGCTTCAAGATCTTGAAAGCAAAatctataataacaacaacaacatctCACCATGGTACAAGGACAATTATGTAGATAAGAAGGCCAGGAGATGTGTAAGAGCATTTAAGGAATTTGCTGCAGCCAATGCATCCAGTGAGAAGACTAAATTCATTATCTCATCTGTCCCAGACCAGAGTAATCCTGGGGTCTCCATTTATTTGTATGAAGGTGGGGATTTGGTGAGTGTAAAGTTTGAGCCTCcagctaaacctaatcccccctttaTCAGTGGTAGGACACATGATAGTATGGAACTCACTATCAGTCCAGCAGACTTTGGGAAAGAGTTCATAGAAAGATACAAAATAGAGTATAGATCTGCTGAGGAGGAAAACTGGTCACATTTTATAACAAAGAATAAAGATGAGAAGATCACAGTTACAGGACTAAAGCCTAATACTAAGTATCAGCTCAAATACTCTGCAGTGTTTAAACCAGGACTCAGCACTGCCAGTGATGCTATAGAAAATGAGAAAACCTTTCCCACTGGTAAACCTGAAGTCTCACTCATCACTGCTGATTCATCCAGTATTAAATTACAGCTCAAGGAACCAACTATAGTTGGAGATGGAGTCACAGTAACTGAATTTAAAGTTGAATACAAAGTAGAATCTGAAAATCAAGGTGAAAGGTGGCAGGAACGTAGATCAGGTAGCAAAGTAGAAACGTATACTGTTGATGGGCTAAAGTCACTGACATCCTACATAATACGTGTATCGGCCATATGTGGTAACTCTGGGGTCAGTGCTCCTAGTGGTGAGATTTTAGTTAGGACAACAGAAGAATAA